The Eleutherodactylus coqui strain aEleCoq1 chromosome 13, aEleCoq1.hap1, whole genome shotgun sequence genome includes a window with the following:
- the LOC136588387 gene encoding TBC1 domain family member 24-like, whose translation MSISRAPPVIITSDADVWEIDTNAYADCGRFVDWDQFPTQTGPLKTLHAEIPQSQKDLKKMARDGTWSENRALRAQAYYQIIKNITCRIFAPTADVYHDVSERLFGQVGLDDHPLPEFLDGGLMPMYCLNVRGETAVKKILICIGNQYPDITYCPTLPAVVALLMHFSEDEAECFERACRLISCTEPHKSYIEQSFLSYEASSMTFGDLAKKYCQAGHKFITTHCENTSEVFSDWLMWIFGDLPFEFVIRIFDVFLLEGNKVLYRVALALLKQYKLHAEYEGQDIKCDIQEFVKNISNHICVEKLLEKAFSIRLFSHKEIWLLNMANRKALSQSGITVMQQRQPTHMSVDISNFASEIVTAHEMRVVWSWIPERYALYPPVLLFSTLEHGYSLQRFYTHCEGTEPTILLIKTTTSKVCGAYLSTDWNERKKYCGQVCSFFGTGECFVFSIRPDMERYEWVVVKKPEMVKIAPPSPRSRPRSYSHGAHLSPTPRRRSLTVSSAPSSPSDSTNFLTVPVEGNPNRLSPFLAVRHFQLPSKTASMFMCGNNQGVIIGGGGGQALNIDADLNNGRTEHCETFDNPPLCEENFHIQQLEVWGCKNS comes from the exons ATGAGCATTTCTCGTGCGCCCCCGGTGATCATTACGTCAGATGCGGACGTCTGGGAAATCGATACCAATGCGTACGCGGACTGTGGCCGCTTTGTTGACTGGGACCAGTTCCCGACTCAGACTGGACCATTGAAAACCCTTCATGCGGAGATCCCTCAATCACAGAAAGACCTGAAGAAAATGGCAAGAGATGGAACTTGGAGTGAAAATCGAGCCTTGCGAGCTCAAGCTTACTACCAGATCATCAAAAATATTACTTGTCGGATATTTGCACCCACTGCGGATGTTTATCATGATGTGTCTGAGCGCCTATTTGGGCAAGTTGGACTGGATGATCACCCCTTGCCAGAATTCTTAGATGGTGGTCTTATGCCTATGTACTGTCTCAATGTTCGAGGTGAAACTGCCGTGAAGAAGATACTTATATGCATTGGCAACCAATATCCGGACATCACATATTGCCCTACGCTGCCCGCTGTGGTTGCCCTCTTGATGCATTTTAGTGAAGATGAGGCCGAATGTTTTGAGAGGGCTTGCCGCCTCATTTCGTGCACAGAACCACACAAAAGTTACATTGAACAAAGCTTCTTGTCCTATGAAGCTTCTAGCATGACCTTTGGTGACTTGGCCAAGAAGTATTGTCAAGCTGGTCATAAATTCATCACTACCCACTGTGAAAACACATCAGAGGTCTTCTCAGATTGGTTGATGTGGATCTTCGGAGACTTGCCCTTTGAGTTTGTCATTAGGATCTTTGACGTTTTTCTGCTTGAGGGCAACAAGGTGTTGTACCGAGTGGCTCTAGCCCTGCTGAAGCAGTACAAACTCCATGCTGAATATGAGGGACAGGACATTAAATGTGACATCCAGGAATTTGTCAAGAACATCTCCAACCACATTTGTGTGGAGAAGCTGTTGGAGAAGGCTTTCAGCATTAGGCTTTTCTCCCATAAGGAGATCTGGCTCCTAAATATGGCCAACAGAAAGGCTTTGTCACAGAGTGGGATCACCGTCATGCAACAAAG ACAACCAACTCACATGTCAGTAGACATCAGCAACTTCGCTTCAGAAATCGTAACCGCCCATGAAATGAGGGTGGTCTGGTCGTGGATTCCTGAGCGCTACGCCCTGTACCCCCCTGTTCTGCTGTTCTCTACCTTGGAGCATGGCTATAGTTTGCAGAG ATTTTACACACATTGTGAAGGGACTGAGCCCACCATACTGCTTATCAAGACCACTACGAGCAAG GTATGTGGAGCCTACCTTTCCACAGACTGGAATGAACGAAAGAAATACTGTGGGCAGGTGTGCTCTTTTTTTGGAACTGGAGAATGCTTTGTGTTTTCT ATACGCCCGGACATGGAGAGATATGAGTGGGTCGTAGTGAAAAAACCAGAGATGGTGAAGATTGCTCCGCCTTCCCCGCGCTCAAGACCGCGATCTTACTCTCATGGTGCCCATCTTTCCCCAACCCCAAGGCGACGGTCTTTAACAGTGAGCTCTGCTCCCAGCAGTCCCTCCGATTCCACAAACTTCCTGACTGTCCCAGTGGAAGGAAACCCCAACCGCTTATCTCCATTCCTTGCCGTCCGACATTTCCAGCTACCATCTAAAACGGCTTCCATGTTTATGTGTGGAAATAACCAGGGCGTAATAATAG GAGGCGGCGGTGGACAAGCCCTGAATATCGATGCAGACCTCAATAATGGGAGGACGGAGCACTGCGAAACATTTGACAATCCACCACTGTGTGAAGAAAACTTTCATATCCAGCAGCTGGAGGTCTGGGGCTGCAAAAACTCCTAA